From a single Mesoaciditoga lauensis cd-1655R = DSM 25116 genomic region:
- the groL gene encoding chaperonin GroEL (60 kDa chaperone family; promotes refolding of misfolded polypeptides especially under stressful conditions; forms two stacked rings of heptamers to form a barrel-shaped 14mer; ends can be capped by GroES; misfolded proteins enter the barrel where they are refolded when GroES binds), whose translation MPKLLKFDEEARQSLLKGVEKLASAVKITVGPKGRNVVLEKSFGSPTITNDGVSIAKEIELEDKFENLGAQLVKEVATKTNDVAGDGTTTATILAEAMIKEGVKNITAGANPMMMRSGINKATEKAVEEIKKLSKKLNGKEDIEHVASISANSSEVGRLIAEAMDKVGEDGVITVEDSKTMETYVDFTEGMQFDRGYISPYFVTDAEKMEAVLSDPYILITDKKISAIKPIIPVLEKVAQTGKPLLIIAEDVEGEALTTLVLNKLKGTLNTVAVKAPGFGDRRKAMLQDIAILTGGTVISEEVGLDFENTTIEMLGRAKSVKVRKDDTLIVDGAGKPEDIKERIAQIKTQIENTTSDYEKETLQERMAKLAGGVAVIKVGAATETELKEKKHRIEDALSATKAAVAEGIVAGGGVTLLRVSQELEKFEKKLEGEEKIGASIVRKALRMPITMICENAGVDGAVIINKILENSDKYYGYDALKGEYTDMFEAGIIDPAKVTRSALQNAASIASMLLTTDVAIVEKPEEKPQMPTPPMPEY comes from the coding sequence ATGCCAAAGCTCTTAAAATTCGATGAAGAAGCGAGACAATCACTTCTTAAAGGTGTTGAAAAGTTAGCAAGCGCCGTGAAGATCACGGTTGGACCAAAAGGAAGAAACGTTGTTTTGGAGAAAAGTTTTGGTTCTCCAACCATAACCAACGATGGTGTTTCCATAGCCAAAGAAATAGAGCTTGAAGATAAATTCGAAAATCTTGGTGCACAGCTCGTCAAAGAAGTTGCCACCAAGACAAATGATGTTGCCGGTGACGGAACGACAACCGCTACCATACTCGCTGAAGCGATGATAAAAGAAGGCGTTAAGAACATAACGGCTGGCGCAAACCCAATGATGATGCGATCAGGTATAAACAAAGCCACCGAAAAAGCCGTTGAAGAGATCAAGAAACTCAGCAAGAAACTCAACGGAAAAGAAGACATCGAGCACGTTGCATCTATAAGTGCAAACAGCTCAGAAGTTGGAAGGCTCATCGCTGAAGCCATGGATAAAGTTGGAGAAGATGGCGTTATCACGGTTGAAGACTCTAAAACAATGGAAACTTACGTTGATTTCACAGAAGGTATGCAATTCGACAGAGGTTACATCTCTCCTTACTTTGTAACCGATGCTGAAAAGATGGAAGCCGTCCTTTCCGATCCTTACATACTCATAACGGACAAAAAGATAAGCGCCATTAAGCCGATAATTCCTGTTCTTGAAAAAGTTGCTCAAACTGGAAAACCTCTCCTCATCATAGCCGAAGACGTTGAAGGAGAAGCTTTGACAACGTTGGTTCTCAACAAATTGAAAGGTACGCTTAACACCGTTGCCGTCAAAGCACCTGGCTTTGGTGACAGAAGGAAAGCAATGCTTCAAGACATCGCCATCCTTACCGGCGGAACCGTTATAAGCGAAGAAGTCGGACTTGACTTCGAAAACACGACGATAGAGATGCTCGGTAGGGCAAAGAGCGTGAAAGTCAGAAAAGATGACACACTTATCGTCGATGGTGCTGGAAAACCTGAAGACATAAAAGAAAGAATCGCCCAGATTAAAACTCAGATTGAAAACACCACAAGCGATTACGAAAAAGAAACACTTCAAGAAAGAATGGCAAAACTCGCCGGTGGAGTAGCGGTTATAAAAGTTGGAGCCGCAACAGAAACCGAACTCAAAGAGAAGAAGCATAGAATAGAAGATGCTCTTAGTGCAACGAAAGCCGCTGTAGCCGAAGGAATCGTCGCCGGTGGTGGAGTGACGCTGTTGAGAGTTTCTCAAGAACTCGAAAAATTCGAAAAGAAACTCGAAGGAGAAGAAAAGATAGGTGCTTCAATCGTTCGCAAAGCGCTCCGCATGCCAATCACGATGATCTGTGAAAATGCGGGAGTTGACGGTGCGGTCATCATCAACAAGATACTTGAAAATTCTGACAAATACTACGGTTACGATGCTTTGAAAGGTGAATACACAGATATGTTCGAAGCTGGAATAATAGACCCAGCAAAGGTTACAAGGAGCGCACTCCAAAATGCGGCATCGATCGCTTCCATGCTTCTTACAACAGATGTGGCGATCGTTGAAAAACCAGAAGAAAAACCACAAATGCCAACCCCTCCAATGCCTGAATATTGA
- the coaD gene encoding pantetheine-phosphate adenylyltransferase, producing the protein MTLKAIYPGTFDPITYGHLDIVKRAAKIFSEVTVVVMNNPRKKPFFTLNERLEMIKEATKDVENIKVDSHSGLLVQYVKEHSAKVVIRGLRALEDFEYEFEMALANREMYPELETIYLMTDLKYLFVSSSMVKEIAQFKGELNKWVPPIVEKRLIEKFQG; encoded by the coding sequence CTGACGTTGAAAGCGATATATCCAGGAACGTTCGATCCCATAACCTATGGTCATCTTGACATAGTAAAAAGGGCAGCAAAGATATTCAGTGAAGTTACAGTTGTTGTTATGAACAACCCAAGAAAAAAACCGTTTTTCACATTAAACGAAAGGCTGGAAATGATAAAAGAAGCCACGAAAGATGTTGAAAATATCAAAGTGGATAGCCATTCTGGTTTACTCGTTCAATACGTGAAAGAACATTCCGCAAAAGTGGTTATACGCGGATTAAGAGCATTGGAAGATTTTGAATATGAATTCGAAATGGCATTGGCAAATAGGGAAATGTATCCGGAATTGGAAACCATCTATCTCATGACAGACTTGAAATACCTTTTCGTTTCCTCTTCCATGGTAAAAGAGATAGCACAATTCAAAGGAGAATTAAACAAATGGGTTCCTCCAATAGTCGAAAAAAGATTGATAGAAAAATTTCAAGGGTAA
- a CDS encoding metallophosphoesterase family protein, with protein sequence MIYAIGDIHGCKDSLVELVNKIPLKQEDTLVFLGDYIDRGPDSKGVIDFLLNLSKEHEKTVFIKGNHEWMFKEFYIKRDPDSWELWEYNGARKTLESYGDIDNIPPEHLKFIENTKIYHIEGKYFFVHGGVKPNVKIEDQREKDMLWIRDEFIYSKAPLKGYVVVFGHTPMEEPLIQSDKIGVDTGCVYGGKLSCVRLEDKKIFQVRC encoded by the coding sequence ATGATCTACGCGATAGGAGATATTCACGGATGTAAAGATTCATTGGTTGAACTTGTAAACAAAATTCCCCTAAAACAGGAAGATACTCTTGTATTTTTGGGAGATTACATCGACAGAGGACCAGATTCAAAAGGAGTCATAGACTTCTTGTTAAATCTCTCCAAAGAACATGAAAAAACCGTGTTCATAAAGGGAAATCACGAATGGATGTTCAAAGAATTCTACATCAAAAGAGATCCGGATTCATGGGAACTGTGGGAATACAACGGTGCAAGAAAAACCCTTGAAAGTTATGGCGATATAGACAACATTCCACCGGAACATTTAAAGTTCATAGAGAACACGAAAATATACCACATAGAAGGAAAGTACTTCTTTGTTCATGGTGGGGTAAAGCCGAATGTAAAAATAGAAGATCAGCGAGAAAAGGACATGCTCTGGATAAGAGATGAATTCATATACTCAAAAGCACCTCTAAAAGGATACGTTGTGGTTTTTGGACACACCCCAATGGAAGAACCGTTGATTCAAAGTGATAAAATTGGTGTTGACACTGGTTGTGTGTACGGAGGGAAATTAAGTTGCGTAAGGTTAGAAGACAAAAAAATCTTCCAAGTGAGGTGCTGA
- a CDS encoding alpha/beta hydrolase family protein, which yields MLRFKSPKPSGIDVVDNAKALIFYPSNDTTKNALIFVHGTGQRNFDHLKYYPQFFSKNGYVTLMPVLPYHFDRTPPGKKSGTAFIKGTDVELAERFDQAVTDILTYVDFLESKGFEKVDIMGFSFGGMIATIAMAIDKRIEKGVFVVTGGNYEYITWKSVATKILRVSYEENKECNPSECALKHKMFDIAAKKFHSLDDLEDLPVCFTYDPSIFAHLIPPRKVLFFKAAFDPFIPSTSSDDLWKRLGKPKRYVLPSGHLSAHLIFKKFIAKKSLEFLNSAE from the coding sequence TTGCTCAGATTCAAAAGCCCGAAACCTTCAGGAATAGATGTCGTTGATAACGCAAAGGCACTCATCTTCTACCCTTCCAATGATACCACCAAAAATGCGTTGATATTCGTGCACGGCACGGGGCAAAGAAATTTCGATCACCTTAAATATTATCCTCAATTTTTTTCTAAAAATGGTTATGTGACGTTGATGCCGGTGCTACCTTACCATTTTGATAGAACTCCTCCAGGCAAAAAAAGCGGAACCGCTTTCATAAAAGGGACGGATGTGGAATTGGCAGAACGTTTTGATCAGGCAGTAACCGACATCTTAACATACGTTGACTTTTTGGAAAGTAAGGGCTTTGAAAAGGTTGATATTATGGGCTTCAGTTTTGGTGGCATGATCGCTACCATTGCCATGGCGATAGATAAAAGAATAGAAAAAGGCGTGTTCGTGGTTACGGGCGGAAACTACGAATACATCACCTGGAAAAGCGTTGCCACCAAAATACTTCGCGTTTCATATGAGGAAAACAAAGAATGTAATCCTTCCGAATGTGCGTTGAAACATAAAATGTTTGACATTGCTGCAAAGAAATTCCATTCTTTAGACGACTTAGAAGATTTACCGGTTTGTTTCACATATGATCCATCAATCTTTGCTCACCTTATACCACCAAGAAAGGTGCTCTTTTTCAAAGCCGCTTTCGATCCTTTTATTCCTTCCACTTCCTCAGATGATCTATGGAAAAGGTTGGGAAAACCTAAAAGATACGTTTTACCTTCTGGCCATTTGAGTGCCCATTTGATATTCAAAAAGTTTATAGCGAAAAAAAGCTTGGAATTCTTGAATAGCGCTGAATAA
- a CDS encoding co-chaperone GroES, with product MRVKPIGERLLIKPIKEELKSAGGIVLPEKAKEKSQKAEVIEIGNSDEITVKVGDKVIFAKYSGNEIKIDDEEYILIDWNDILAKIEE from the coding sequence ATGAGAGTAAAACCAATTGGTGAAAGGCTTTTAATTAAGCCCATCAAAGAGGAACTGAAATCAGCGGGAGGTATAGTGCTTCCTGAAAAAGCAAAAGAAAAATCCCAAAAAGCAGAGGTTATTGAGATAGGAAACAGTGACGAAATAACGGTAAAAGTCGGAGACAAAGTCATATTTGCCAAGTATTCTGGAAATGAAATAAAAATTGACGATGAGGAATACATCCTTATCGATTGGAACGATATCCTCGCCAAAATAGAGGAGTAA
- a CDS encoding HD domain-containing phosphohydrolase: protein MKKLGLFLLSFFLFILISSSVAALTLKVGTYDDNFLSYKMENGKISGISIELLNYIAKREGWNITYKFGTLKDLLEDLKEGKIDLLTSVAYSPERAKYAYFSREPVYLNWADICQRKDENFNDIFSLRGKTIGVMSGDVYYTGPNNVRELFEKFEIPVKFMEFPDYPSVLRAVKDGKVDAGVVTRLYVDLYAKKYDVKGTSIIFDPVKIVFAASKKNPALLNVLRKIDIDLKEMKSDPSSKYHQIINKYLNYNVEFLGMPPWLKSLLIYALISLSAIVFSLIYTNKLLKRKVEKATIKLVERNKELETFNEKLKKAQANLQKSMQMENTIRKKYSEILKLLSSQSDLLKDNEEIFMGKVLSTAILVLEGDYGSVSKKENGKWSFVSAVGHNKDALNALFLDAKYMFNPDEVTIVDISKYNEQKFPPQVSEVFRKNAKPIKQSLFIPLSIGKTWDGNMCVDLAKDSDKSFSAKDLEVAKAFQEVAKAFLSIKLNSDLFKNAYIEFARRLAAIAESYDQTTGDHILRVGEIAALIAEKMHMPTKFVNEIREFAPLHDIGKILIAKEILQKPGKLNPNEWEEMKKHTIYAEKILNVDYFEMALKIAMYHHENYDGTGYPRGFRGEDIPLEAQIVHVVDVYDALRSHRPYKKAFSHEEALRIISQGDARVSPKHFHPQVLKVFLENVEEIKEIFEKMNDND, encoded by the coding sequence GTGAAAAAGCTAGGATTATTTTTACTTTCTTTTTTTCTTTTTATTTTGATATCTTCCAGTGTTGCTGCCTTGACGTTAAAGGTAGGCACATATGATGATAACTTTCTGTCATATAAAATGGAAAATGGCAAAATTTCAGGCATATCCATAGAATTGTTGAATTACATAGCCAAAAGAGAAGGATGGAATATAACTTATAAATTTGGAACGTTAAAAGATCTTCTTGAGGATCTAAAAGAGGGGAAAATAGATCTGTTAACCTCTGTTGCTTATTCTCCAGAGAGAGCAAAATATGCTTACTTTTCCAGAGAACCTGTTTATTTAAACTGGGCGGATATATGTCAACGAAAAGATGAAAACTTTAACGATATTTTTTCTTTAAGAGGAAAAACCATAGGAGTTATGTCAGGTGATGTGTACTATACAGGGCCTAACAACGTTCGTGAGCTTTTTGAAAAATTTGAAATACCGGTGAAATTCATGGAATTTCCAGATTATCCCTCAGTGTTAAGAGCTGTTAAGGATGGGAAAGTAGATGCAGGCGTTGTTACAAGACTTTACGTAGATCTCTATGCTAAAAAATATGATGTAAAAGGAACCTCTATAATTTTCGATCCTGTGAAGATCGTCTTTGCCGCTTCAAAGAAAAATCCTGCCCTTTTAAACGTGTTGAGAAAAATAGATATCGATTTGAAAGAGATGAAAAGTGATCCATCTTCTAAATACCACCAAATTATCAATAAGTATCTTAACTACAATGTGGAATTTTTGGGTATGCCTCCCTGGCTGAAGAGCCTCTTGATTTATGCTTTGATAAGTCTAAGCGCGATCGTATTTTCTTTAATATACACAAACAAACTCTTGAAACGCAAAGTAGAAAAAGCAACCATTAAGTTGGTAGAAAGGAACAAAGAGCTTGAAACCTTCAATGAAAAACTGAAAAAAGCTCAGGCGAATTTGCAAAAGAGTATGCAAATGGAAAACACAATTAGAAAAAAATATTCTGAGATTTTGAAGCTGCTTTCTTCCCAAAGCGATTTGCTTAAAGACAATGAAGAAATTTTCATGGGGAAAGTGCTTTCAACGGCGATACTTGTTTTAGAAGGTGATTATGGCAGCGTCAGCAAAAAAGAAAATGGAAAGTGGAGTTTTGTTTCAGCTGTTGGGCATAACAAAGATGCACTAAATGCGCTTTTTTTGGATGCGAAATACATGTTTAACCCTGATGAGGTGACCATTGTAGACATATCAAAATACAACGAACAAAAATTTCCACCACAAGTTTCTGAGGTTTTCAGGAAAAATGCCAAACCGATCAAACAAAGCCTCTTTATTCCTTTATCAATTGGAAAAACATGGGATGGAAATATGTGTGTCGATCTTGCAAAAGATTCTGATAAATCATTTTCAGCAAAAGATTTGGAAGTCGCAAAAGCGTTTCAAGAAGTTGCTAAAGCCTTTTTATCCATCAAATTGAACAGCGATCTTTTCAAAAATGCGTATATTGAATTTGCACGAAGACTGGCCGCGATAGCTGAATCTTACGATCAAACCACGGGGGACCACATCCTTCGTGTGGGAGAGATAGCGGCTTTAATAGCTGAAAAAATGCACATGCCAACGAAATTTGTAAATGAAATAAGAGAATTCGCACCCCTTCACGATATAGGAAAGATTTTGATTGCCAAAGAAATACTTCAAAAACCTGGAAAATTAAATCCCAACGAATGGGAAGAGATGAAAAAACATACAATCTACGCTGAAAAGATATTAAATGTTGACTACTTTGAGATGGCACTCAAAATAGCTATGTATCATCATGAAAACTACGATGGAACCGGCTATCCTCGCGGCTTCCGAGGCGAAGATATACCACTTGAAGCTCAAATAGTTCACGTTGTTGACGTTTACGATGCTCTGCGTTCTCACCGTCCATACAAAAAAGCTTTTTCCCATGAAGAAGCTTTAAGAATAATATCTCAAGGTGATGCTCGCGTATCACCAAAGCATTTCCATCCGCAAGTGTTGAAAGTCTTCCTTGAAAATGTAGAAGAGATAAAAGAAATTTTTGAAAAAATGAATGACAATGATTAA